The following are from one region of the Paenibacillus sabinae T27 genome:
- a CDS encoding AraC family transcriptional regulator has translation MDLLKSMNSALKYIEENIAGDIDIKEAAKKAHCSDFHFRRMFSFLAGITLSEYIRRRRLTLAAFELQGCSKKIIDIAVKYGYDSPDAFARAFQKLHGVKPSEARNNGYLLKAYPPMTFQLTIKGGSEMNYRIEEKEAFRIVGMKKRVPIQFEGVNPEIAAMWESLDSETIRRLKGLSNVEPKGLISASANFSEGRMEEKGELDHYIGAATTEECPAGLAQIEVPTSTWAVFEAIGPFPSTLQNIWGRIYSEWFPSANYEQMEGPEILWNESIDVTSPTFRSEIWIPVLKK, from the coding sequence ATGGATTTGCTCAAAAGTATGAATAGTGCGTTGAAATATATCGAGGAAAATATCGCAGGCGACATCGACATCAAAGAAGCCGCCAAAAAGGCCCACTGTTCCGATTTTCATTTTAGAAGAATGTTTTCTTTCCTCGCAGGAATCACGCTATCGGAATATATTCGGCGCAGACGTCTTACTCTGGCGGCATTTGAGCTTCAAGGCTGCAGCAAAAAGATCATTGATATTGCTGTCAAATACGGATATGACTCGCCGGACGCTTTCGCGAGAGCTTTTCAGAAACTGCATGGCGTCAAACCGTCAGAAGCGAGAAATAACGGCTATTTACTTAAAGCTTATCCGCCGATGACCTTTCAGTTAACCATTAAAGGAGGAAGTGAAATGAACTATCGGATCGAAGAGAAAGAAGCATTTCGCATTGTGGGGATGAAGAAAAGAGTCCCGATACAATTCGAAGGGGTTAACCCGGAGATTGCCGCGATGTGGGAAAGCTTGGACAGCGAAACAATCCGCCGGCTTAAGGGACTTTCTAATGTAGAGCCCAAGGGGCTGATCAGCGCATCCGCGAACTTTTCCGAGGGCAGAATGGAAGAAAAGGGGGAGCTCGATCACTACATTGGTGCGGCAACGACGGAAGAGTGTCCAGCCGGCTTGGCGCAGATTGAAGTTCCCACCTCAACTTGGGCGGTATTCGAAGCCATCGGCCCTTTCCCCAGCACACTGCAGAATATATGGGGGCGTATCTATTCGGAATGGTTCCCTTCTGCGAACTATGAGCAAATGGAAGGTCCGGAAATTCTGTGGAATGAGAGTATAGATGTAACCTCGCCAACGTTTAGAAGTGAAATTTGGATCCCGGTGCTGAAAAAGTAA
- a CDS encoding TldD/PmbA family protein, whose protein sequence is MNIGEFQEALFAKGREAGFAEMEIYYANGRSVSVSVLKGEIDEYKNAQTGGLSFRGLIGGKMGYSSTERLDQESIDYLLEEARSNAEVLENEEPEELFAGSERYHSVNTYSPPLIGTVPDQLIEAALSMERIALDADPRIDMVRRSATSVSESEVLIVNTKGLNCHRQHSSASASIYVLAKESKDAKETVTGGWFDFSLRSFDDIDVEAVALTGVREAVSKLGANTVPSDNYPVILRNDAATSLLSSFASVFSAESVDKGFSRLKGKLGEQVAGGNISIIDDPLMENAPTSKAFDAEGSATARHELVKDGRLLTFLHNRKTARKAGAANTANAAKGGYKGMVEVSHHNLYIAPGTDSLDEIIRGTDRGILIVELQGLHAGTNATSGSFSLAAIGYLIEHGEIVRPVNQITVSGNFFELLNGIETVGDDPRFIGSCTSPTLKVSSLSVSGA, encoded by the coding sequence TTGAACATCGGAGAGTTTCAGGAAGCTCTTTTTGCCAAAGGCCGGGAAGCGGGATTCGCCGAAATGGAAATTTATTATGCGAATGGCCGATCCGTCTCGGTGTCGGTGCTGAAAGGCGAAATCGACGAGTATAAAAATGCCCAGACAGGAGGCCTGTCGTTCCGCGGTCTCATCGGCGGCAAGATGGGTTATTCATCCACCGAAAGGCTGGATCAGGAATCCATTGACTATTTGCTGGAAGAAGCAAGGAGTAATGCCGAGGTGCTGGAGAATGAGGAGCCAGAGGAACTGTTTGCCGGTTCGGAGCGCTACCATTCCGTGAATACGTATTCGCCTCCCTTGATCGGGACAGTACCCGACCAGCTGATCGAAGCGGCCTTATCTATGGAACGTATAGCCCTGGACGCCGACCCCCGCATTGATATGGTCAGACGCTCGGCGACTTCCGTAAGCGAGAGCGAAGTGCTGATCGTCAACACGAAAGGCTTGAACTGCCACCGCCAGCACAGCTCTGCCTCCGCGAGCATTTATGTGCTTGCCAAAGAATCGAAGGATGCGAAGGAGACGGTAACGGGGGGCTGGTTCGACTTCTCGCTGCGGAGCTTTGACGATATTGATGTGGAGGCTGTAGCGCTGACAGGAGTCCGGGAGGCCGTATCCAAGCTTGGCGCAAACACGGTGCCATCGGACAATTATCCGGTCATTCTCCGGAATGACGCCGCAACCTCATTGCTGTCCAGCTTCGCGTCGGTGTTCTCGGCAGAGTCGGTCGATAAAGGGTTTTCTCGGCTGAAGGGCAAGCTGGGCGAACAGGTGGCGGGCGGCAATATATCGATCATCGATGATCCGCTGATGGAGAATGCGCCGACAAGCAAAGCATTCGATGCGGAAGGCAGCGCCACCGCGCGCCATGAGCTGGTCAAGGACGGAAGACTGCTGACATTTCTGCATAACCGCAAAACGGCCCGAAAGGCCGGAGCTGCGAACACGGCAAACGCCGCCAAAGGCGGATACAAAGGTATGGTCGAGGTTTCGCATCATAATCTTTATATCGCTCCCGGCACGGACAGCCTTGACGAAATCATCCGCGGCACGGACCGGGGAATCTTGATTGTGGAGCTCCAGGGGCTGCATGCCGGGACGAATGCAACTTCGGGCAGCTTCTCCCTGGCGGCAATCGGCTATTTGATTGAACACGGAGAAATCGTGAGGCCGGTCAATCAGATTACGGTATCGGGCAATTTTTTCGAGCTGCTTAACGGAATTGAAACGGTCGGCGACGATCCGCGGTTTATCGGCAGCTGCACTTCTCCGACGCTCAAAGTCAGCTCGTTGTCCGTGTCGGGAGCCTGA
- a CDS encoding TldD/PmbA family protein encodes MLQERLIINVLTAALETGADFAEIFAEDKISGRLEMVGGILESSLSGRDYGVGIRILKGNFSVYAFTNDSSESNLVAVARSAAAAIRGGGASSGVIDLRRAVIDNRHSVAIMPDSSQKKRAIELMRRAHSTAAAFDPSIAQTKIHATHQLQHVLIANTEGLLAEDKRVYTRLGISAVAEDGDQKQSGFSGPGAYAGHEFLEGLDIEEHARKASRIAVTMVKAGFAPSGRLPVVIDNGFGGVLFHEACGHGLESTSVAPGSSVFAGKLGERVASPLVTAVDDGTIANAWGSLNIDDEGARTQRNVLIENGILKGYLIDRMGSRRMGMPATGSGRRQSYKFAPASRMNNTFICNGTSTREEIIANTEYGIYAKSMGGGSVNTATSDFNFAVQEAYIIRNGKIAEPVKGATLIGKGIDCLSKIDMVGNNLEHGQGMCGSVSGSIPVNCGQPTIRVSEMTVGGRKGE; translated from the coding sequence ATGCTTCAGGAACGGCTTATTATTAATGTATTGACGGCAGCGCTAGAGACGGGCGCCGATTTTGCGGAAATCTTCGCCGAAGACAAGATCAGTGGAAGACTGGAAATGGTGGGCGGCATACTGGAAAGCTCCCTCTCCGGCCGTGATTACGGAGTGGGCATCCGGATTCTGAAAGGGAACTTTTCCGTCTATGCCTTCACGAACGACAGCAGCGAGTCCAATCTGGTCGCTGTAGCCCGATCGGCTGCGGCTGCCATTCGCGGCGGTGGAGCCAGCAGCGGGGTTATCGATCTCCGCCGGGCGGTCATCGATAACCGCCATTCCGTCGCAATCATGCCGGACAGCTCGCAGAAGAAACGCGCCATCGAGCTGATGCGACGCGCCCACAGCACGGCGGCTGCATTCGATCCAAGCATTGCCCAGACGAAAATCCATGCGACCCATCAGCTGCAGCATGTGCTGATTGCCAATACCGAAGGCTTGCTGGCTGAAGATAAGCGGGTCTACACACGGCTCGGAATCAGCGCAGTGGCCGAGGACGGCGACCAGAAGCAATCCGGCTTCAGCGGGCCGGGCGCCTATGCCGGCCACGAATTCCTCGAAGGCCTGGACATTGAAGAGCATGCCCGCAAGGCTTCCCGAATCGCGGTCACGATGGTCAAAGCCGGCTTCGCGCCCAGCGGAAGACTTCCCGTCGTGATCGACAACGGTTTTGGCGGCGTTCTGTTCCACGAAGCCTGCGGCCACGGGCTGGAGTCGACCTCCGTCGCTCCCGGCTCGTCAGTGTTCGCGGGTAAGCTCGGCGAGCGGGTCGCTTCTCCGCTTGTAACGGCGGTGGACGACGGCACGATTGCGAACGCCTGGGGCTCCCTCAATATCGACGACGAAGGGGCTAGAACGCAGCGCAATGTCCTGATCGAGAACGGCATACTGAAGGGCTACCTGATCGACCGAATGGGCTCCCGGAGAATGGGTATGCCCGCTACTGGTTCCGGCCGCCGGCAATCGTATAAATTCGCCCCGGCGTCGCGCATGAACAACACATTCATCTGCAACGGAACCTCGACTCGCGAAGAGATTATCGCGAATACCGAATACGGCATTTATGCGAAGTCCATGGGCGGCGGCTCGGTCAACACGGCGACCAGCGATTTCAATTTTGCCGTTCAGGAAGCGTACATCATACGGAACGGTAAAATCGCGGAGCCGGTCAAGGGCGCGACCCTGATCGGCAAGGGGATCGACTGCTTAAGCAAAATCGACATGGTCGGCAACAATCTCGAGCACGGACAGGGCATGTGCGGGTCTGTCAGCGGAAGTATTCCAGTGAACTGCGGGCAGCCTACGATCCGGGTGTCGGAGATGACCGTCGGCGGAAGAAAGGGGGAGTAG